A segment of the Acidimicrobiales bacterium genome:
AACAGCCTGACACCATGACCCAACCCAGAGCCCACCCGTCACCTCAACCCCCGGTCCGGAAGGCCTAGGGCCCCTCCGCACACGCCCACCCGCGGACGGTGCCGACCCCACACCGCCAGGCGTCCGACGTGCTCCGGACCGGATCCTGCCGGCGCAGCTCCTCCGAGAGGACCTCGAGGCTGACCAGCCCGTCCCAGCCCTTCGCGACCAGCGCTCGGCCGAAGCGGGAGAGGTCGAGGTCGCCGTCGCCGGGCAGGAGCCGCCGATGGCTACTGGCGTGCTGGAGGTCACCGACCACCGGGAGCCGGACGTCGGAGAGCTGCACCATGGCGATCTCGTCCGCGGCCAGCGACTCGACCTCGGTCCAGGTGGCGCTCCCGCAGCCGACGTGGAAGGTGTCGACCAGGATCTTCACCGACGGCCGGCCGACGGCCGCGGCCAGTGCGCGGGCCTCGTCCAGCGTCGCCGCGGCGGTCCACGGGATGAACTCGATCGCCAGTCCGGAGCCCGCCTCCCGAGCCCGGTCGGCGCAGCGCCGGAGGCTGCCGACCGTCGTCGGGCCCCGGTCGTAGACGACGGTCGGCACCCACGGCGGGTGGACGGCGTGCAGGACGGGCTCGAGGACGTCCATCGCCGCCTCGGTCGACGCGGCATCCCCGACCCGCAGCGGGCCGAAGGTCGCGCAGGCGGCCTCGTGCGCCGAGAGCAGGGACGCCAACCGGTGCGGATCAGCCCTCAGCTCCCCACCCGCGAAGGTCCAGTCGTCGACCTCGACCGACGTGAAGCCCGCCGCGACCGCGCTGCGCAGGTGCCGTGCGAAGGTCACGTCGCCCGCGAAGCGCGCGGAGTGGTTCCCGAGGCTGTAGGCCAGCTGCATCGCGGCTCAGCCGGGGCGCCTCAATCGCGCACGACGATCGGCGCGTCGACGGGAACGCCGTCGACGGGTGCGTCGCGACGATCGTGCAGGTGGCACTCGACGAAGTGCCCGGGCTTGACCTCGGCGAGCGAGGGCGCGTCGGTCGAGCACCGGTCGAAGGCCACGGGGCAGCGGGTGTGCAGCGGGCAACCGGACGGCGGGTGCAGGGGCGACGGGACCTCGCCGCGCAGCTTCGTCGCGGCGCTCCCGGTGCCGTCGTCGTGGGCCGACAGCGCGGCGTCGAGGAGGGCCCGCGTGTAGGGGTGGAGCGGATCGGTGAAGACCTGCTCGACGGGGCCGAGCTCGACGATGCGGCCGAGGTACATGACCATGACGCGGTCGGCCATGTACCGGACCGACGCGAGGTCGTGGGCGATGAGGATGCACGCGAACCCGTAGTCCTCGCGCAGGCCCTTCAGGAGGTTCATGATCTGCGCACGCACCGAGACGTCGAGGGACGACACCGGCTCGTCGAGGACCATCGCCTCCGGCTTCAGCGCCAGCGCCCGGGCGATCGCGACCCGCTGGCGCATGCCGCCGCTGAGCTCGTGCGGGTAGCCCGACCGCAGCGCGGGATCGAGCCCGACCGCCTCCAGCAGCGCGTCGACCCGCGCCCCGATCTCGTCGCGCCCGCCGCGCTTGTGGATCTGCAGCGGCTCCGCGATGGAGCTGCCGATCTTCATGCGGGGGTTGAGCGACGACGTGGGGTCCTGGAAGACGGCCTGGACGGCGGCTCGGTACCGGTGGAGCTCTCGCCGCCCGAGCTGCGAGATGTCCTCGCCGTGCCAGCGGACGGCGCCGGTCGTCGGGCGCTCGGCCCCCAGCACCATCCGCGCCACGGTCGTCTTCCCGCACCCCGACTCCCCCACCACGCCGACCGTCTCGCCGGCGTGGAGCTCCAGGTCGACCCCGTTGACCGCCCGCACCCGGGCGCCGTGCCAGCCGCCGACGGGGAACTCCTTCGTCAGCCCGTCCAGCGTGAGCACCGCAGCGTCAGTCATCGTGCCTCCAGCACCGCGACAGGTGCCCGGGCCCGATCTCGGTCGCGCCCGGCATCTCCTCGCCGCACTCGTCGGTCGCGACGGGGCACCGCGGGTGGAACGGGCATCCGGCGGGTCGGTCGAAGATCGACGGCGGCGAACCGGCGATCGACGGCAGTACGTCGATCTTGCGCTTCGCATCCGGAAGCGACTTCAGCAGCCCGACGGTGTAGGGGTTCGCCGCGGACCGCAGGACGTCGCGCGTGGCGCCCGCCTCCATCACCCGGCCCGAGTACATGACGACCACCCGGGTGCACAGCCGGGCGACCACCCCGAAGTCGTGGGTGATGAGGACGGTCCCGAAACCCAGGCGGGTCTGGGCCTGGTCGAGGATGTCGAGGAAGTTCGCCTGCACGGTCGCGTCGAGCGCGGTGGTGGGCTCGTCGGCCAGGAGGACCTCGGGTTGGCAGGCGAGGGCGATGGCACCGGCCACCCGCTGGCGCATGCCGCCGCTCAGCTCGTGGGGGTAGGACCGCATCACCCGCTCCGGTGCCGGCACCTGCAGGAGGCGCAGCATGTGGAGCGCGGCCTGCTCGCGCTCGCGGCGTCGGAGCCCCTGGTGGATGCGCAGCGGCTCGTTGATCTGGGTGCGGATCCTGAAGACCGGGTCGAGCGACGACATCGGATCCTGCAGGATCATCGACAGGTGCTTGCCGCGGTACCCGCGCCGGGCCTTGGGCGGGAGGGCAGCCAGGTCCACGCCCTTGAACAGGATCTCACCCTCGATCTCGGCGTTGGCCGGGAGGAGGCCCATGACCGCAAGGGCCGTGACGCTCTTGCCCGACCCGGACTCGCCGACGATGCCGAGGGCCTCGCCCGGGCGCACCGAGAAGGAGACGTCGTCGATCGCGTGCCCGACCCCGCGGCGGTCCCGGAACCGCACGCTGAGGTTCCTGACCTCGAGCACCGGCGGGGGCTCGTCGACCCCGGCCTCGGTCTGCGCGTCGGACTCGGTGGCCGGGTCCGCGGACTCGTCCGATGCGATCGCTCCCATCAAGACTCCTCCATGCCGTCCATGCCCTCACCCGCCCCGAGCCCGATCAGCGTAGCGACGCGCTCCCGGCTGGAACGGGCGTCCATGACCAGGTGGGCGGACGACTGTGCCCGCCGCAGGTACCGGTGGGCCGGGTGCTCCCACGTGAAGCCCAGGCCGCCCAGCACCTGGATCGACCGGTGGGCACAGAAGATCGCGGCGTCGGCCGCCACGGCGTGCGCCTGCCGGACGGCCAGCTCGACGCTCGGGTCGCCCCGCTCGGCTGCGTCGGCCGCGCTGTAGACGTGGCTGCGCGCCGACTCGACGGCGATGTACATGTCGACGCACTGGTGGCTGATCGCCTGGTTGGAGCCGATCGGCCTCCCGAACTGCAGGCGCGTCCGCGCGTGCTCGACGGCGACGTCGAGGCAGGCGCGCCCGATGCCCGTGAGCTCGTGCGCGACGGCGAGGAGACCTTCCCGAGCCATGACCGATCGCACGTCGGCCAGCGCGCCGACGATCGTCGGCGCCGCAACCACCTCGAACGCGGCGAGCGGACGACCCGGGTCGAACGACGGCACCGGTTCGAGCCGGACCCCGGAGCGCTCGACCACGCCGACCTCGTCGCCCTCCAGCACCAGCAGGTGGGTCGCCTGGTCCGCGCTGACGACGAAACGGTCGAGCGCCACGACCGGGAGCGCGGTGCCCGCGCGCACCGCGGCGCAGAGCGCGCCGGTGGGATCGAGGTCCTCCAGCACCGGCAACGCCACCCCGAGCACCGGCACGATCGCGCCGCCGGCGCAGGCGTAGCCGGCCTCCTCGAAGAGGACCCCGCGCTCCGGCTGGCCCGGCAGCTCGGCGCAGCCGATCTCGACGAGCCGGTCGAACAGCCCGTCGCTCCCCCGCTCGCCCTCGGGCCGGCGACCCCAGTCGTCGAAGACTCGGACGAGGGTGGCCCGGAGGAGGTCCTGCTCCTCGGTGAAGAACGCCTTCATGTCAGCGCGCCCTCGGCAGGCCGAGCGCCCGTTCGGCGATGACAGACTTGAGGATCTCGGTGGTCCCTGCCTCGATCGACCGCGCACGGCCCCGCAGGTACTGGTAGGGCCACACCCCGTCGTCGAGGCTGTGCGGGCCGTCGTTCACCTGGGCGGCGACGCCGAAGATCTCCATGGCCAGCTCGCCGATCCCCTGCTCCACCCGCTCCCAGATCAGCTTGCGCACGGAGTCCTCAGGGCCCGGGGTGCCCTCCATGATCCTCGGCAGGGCCCGGTTGTTGGTGAGCCGCAGCGACTCGAGGTCGAGCTGGATCCGGGCGACCCGATCCCGGGTCACCGGGTCGCGGCCGAGCCCGGACCGCCGGATCGCGGAGATGAGGTCGTCGAGGAGGATGCGCGACGCGACCTGGAGGGCGTAGGTCATCGTGCCCCGCTCGTGCATGAGCGTCGTCAGCGCGACCCGCCATCCCTCCCCCTCGGGCCCGAGCAGCTGCTCCGCAGGGACGACCGCCCCGTCGAAGAACACCTCGTTGAACTCGGCGTCGCCGGTGATCTGCACCAGCGGCCG
Coding sequences within it:
- a CDS encoding oligopeptide/dipeptide ABC transporter ATP-binding protein, giving the protein MTDAAVLTLDGLTKEFPVGGWHGARVRAVNGVDLELHAGETVGVVGESGCGKTTVARMVLGAERPTTGAVRWHGEDISQLGRRELHRYRAAVQAVFQDPTSSLNPRMKIGSSIAEPLQIHKRGGRDEIGARVDALLEAVGLDPALRSGYPHELSGGMRQRVAIARALALKPEAMVLDEPVSSLDVSVRAQIMNLLKGLREDYGFACILIAHDLASVRYMADRVMVMYLGRIVELGPVEQVFTDPLHPYTRALLDAALSAHDDGTGSAATKLRGEVPSPLHPPSGCPLHTRCPVAFDRCSTDAPSLAEVKPGHFVECHLHDRRDAPVDGVPVDAPIVVRD
- a CDS encoding acyl-CoA dehydrogenase family protein, producing the protein MKAFFTEEQDLLRATLVRVFDDWGRRPEGERGSDGLFDRLVEIGCAELPGQPERGVLFEEAGYACAGGAIVPVLGVALPVLEDLDPTGALCAAVRAGTALPVVALDRFVVSADQATHLLVLEGDEVGVVERSGVRLEPVPSFDPGRPLAAFEVVAAPTIVGALADVRSVMAREGLLAVAHELTGIGRACLDVAVEHARTRLQFGRPIGSNQAISHQCVDMYIAVESARSHVYSAADAAERGDPSVELAVRQAHAVAADAAIFCAHRSIQVLGGLGFTWEHPAHRYLRRAQSSAHLVMDARSSRERVATLIGLGAGEGMDGMEES
- a CDS encoding ABC transporter ATP-binding protein yields the protein MGAIASDESADPATESDAQTEAGVDEPPPVLEVRNLSVRFRDRRGVGHAIDDVSFSVRPGEALGIVGESGSGKSVTALAVMGLLPANAEIEGEILFKGVDLAALPPKARRGYRGKHLSMILQDPMSSLDPVFRIRTQINEPLRIHQGLRRREREQAALHMLRLLQVPAPERVMRSYPHELSGGMRQRVAGAIALACQPEVLLADEPTTALDATVQANFLDILDQAQTRLGFGTVLITHDFGVVARLCTRVVVMYSGRVMEAGATRDVLRSAANPYTVGLLKSLPDAKRKIDVLPSIAGSPPSIFDRPAGCPFHPRCPVATDECGEEMPGATEIGPGHLSRCWRHDD
- a CDS encoding sugar phosphate isomerase/epimerase gives rise to the protein MQLAYSLGNHSARFAGDVTFARHLRSAVAAGFTSVEVDDWTFAGGELRADPHRLASLLSAHEAACATFGPLRVGDAASTEAAMDVLEPVLHAVHPPWVPTVVYDRGPTTVGSLRRCADRAREAGSGLAIEFIPWTAAATLDEARALAAAVGRPSVKILVDTFHVGCGSATWTEVESLAADEIAMVQLSDVRLPVVGDLQHASSHRRLLPGDGDLDLSRFGRALVAKGWDGLVSLEVLSEELRRQDPVRSTSDAWRCGVGTVRGWACAEGP